The proteins below come from a single Chitinophaga pinensis DSM 2588 genomic window:
- a CDS encoding AraC family transcriptional regulator: protein MENVLKQFFSKKFGYIDFDADTADDLLYEEYNSFIKVLFMEAGSEVMVDFKEYKLEKDALFFIKDGQWYKCAGKGTLLYYNRDFYCIQIHDAEVACDGLLYNNVYDVPVVYLDGEASRQTRHILEEIKMEAVSSESSTEEMIRIFLKQLIIRSTRMWKKTHDMADNSVTQEVEFLRKFSQLVEAHYIKHHNVADYADMLSITPKALSKKISKYSAKSPNDIIKDRIILEAKRLLIHTDLSVKEIGYKLGYEDPAYFVRLFTNQTESSPLLFRKKYAEGEKVQ from the coding sequence ATGGAAAATGTATTGAAGCAGTTCTTCTCCAAGAAATTCGGATATATAGATTTTGATGCCGATACGGCAGACGATCTCCTCTACGAGGAGTATAATTCTTTTATTAAAGTACTCTTTATGGAAGCGGGATCGGAAGTGATGGTGGATTTTAAGGAATACAAACTGGAAAAGGACGCGCTTTTCTTTATTAAAGACGGACAATGGTACAAGTGTGCCGGTAAGGGTACGCTATTATATTATAACCGTGACTTCTACTGTATCCAGATACATGATGCCGAGGTGGCGTGTGATGGTTTGTTATATAACAATGTATATGACGTACCGGTTGTGTACCTGGATGGAGAGGCTTCCCGGCAGACCAGACACATATTGGAGGAAATAAAGATGGAGGCGGTCAGTTCGGAAAGCAGTACCGAAGAAATGATCAGGATTTTCCTGAAACAGCTGATCATCCGCTCTACCCGTATGTGGAAGAAAACGCATGACATGGCCGACAACAGCGTCACACAGGAAGTAGAGTTCCTGCGGAAATTCAGTCAGCTGGTAGAAGCACATTATATTAAACACCACAACGTAGCCGACTATGCAGATATGCTGAGCATTACCCCCAAAGCGCTCAGTAAGAAAATATCCAAGTACAGTGCTAAAAGTCCGAATGATATCATTAAAGACAGGATCATCCTGGAAGCAAAACGCCTGCTGATACATACTGATCTCAGTGTAAAAGAGATCGGTTATAAGCTGGGATATGAAGATCCGGCGTACTTTGTACGTTTATTTACCAATCAGACGGAGAGTTCTCCCCTGCTCTTCAGAAAAAAATACGCAGAAGGAGAAAAAGTACAATAA
- a CDS encoding carboxypeptidase-like regulatory domain-containing protein translates to MRIASSVLTMAFVCLAGIVLAQRGPKPPKIIYPEFAFDSLTAREQLKRGKGTIKGIAFTKPKNNFGVKPLLAERIYATNTKIVLFPVTPYFDAWLALRRKKEGKHTYVYMSDEAFRFRLETTTDSYGNFTFTEMKPGRYFLQAIIGWSTSHSRNVYTGSGYSGYGRTDYYTPEYYSVGHSDRVEEFVEIKESGEVVSIKLH, encoded by the coding sequence ATGAGAATCGCATCATCAGTATTGACTATGGCATTCGTATGCCTTGCAGGAATTGTTTTGGCACAAAGGGGACCTAAACCTCCAAAGATTATTTATCCGGAATTCGCTTTTGACTCCTTAACCGCCCGCGAACAGCTGAAAAGGGGGAAAGGGACCATCAAAGGTATTGCCTTTACAAAGCCTAAGAATAATTTTGGCGTTAAACCGCTACTGGCTGAACGCATTTATGCCACCAACACGAAAATTGTGTTGTTTCCCGTAACGCCTTATTTCGACGCGTGGCTCGCGCTGCGGAGGAAAAAAGAAGGTAAGCACACCTACGTATATATGTCGGATGAAGCCTTCCGCTTCCGCCTGGAAACGACGACAGACAGCTATGGCAACTTTACCTTTACCGAAATGAAACCGGGGAGGTACTTCCTGCAGGCCATTATAGGCTGGTCTACCAGTCATTCCAGGAACGTATATACAGGGAGTGGTTATAGCGGCTACGGTCGTACGGACTACTACACGCCTGAATACTACAGCGTTGGTCACTCTGACAGGGTAGAAGAGTTCGTGGAGATCAAGGAATCAGGTGAAGTCGTTTCGATTAAATTACATTAA
- the xth gene encoding exodeoxyribonuclease III yields the protein MKIATYNVNGVNGRLPVLLRWLEESAPDVVCLQELKAPQEKFPEQAIRDAGYNAIWHGQKSWNGVAILARNLQIEEIRRALPGDPEDVHSRYIEAVINGDFILGCLYLPNGNPAPGPKFDYKLNWFKRLTAHAKELLAQDVPVILTGDYNVMPTELDVYKPERWVDDALFRPETRAAFKELVELGWTDAIRKLYPEEKIYTFWDYFRDAYGRNAGLRIDHFLLSPHFGKRLKAAGVDRDVRGWEKTSDHAPVWIEVKGK from the coding sequence ATGAAAATAGCCACGTATAATGTGAATGGTGTCAACGGACGTCTGCCTGTCCTGCTTCGCTGGCTGGAAGAGTCCGCACCCGATGTTGTCTGTTTACAGGAACTGAAAGCCCCGCAGGAGAAATTCCCGGAGCAGGCCATCAGAGATGCCGGTTATAACGCCATCTGGCATGGGCAGAAAAGCTGGAACGGTGTGGCCATCCTTGCCCGCAACCTCCAGATCGAAGAGATCCGCAGAGCCCTTCCCGGTGATCCTGAGGATGTACATAGCCGCTATATTGAAGCTGTGATCAATGGCGACTTTATATTGGGATGCCTTTATCTGCCCAACGGGAACCCCGCACCCGGACCTAAATTTGACTATAAACTGAATTGGTTCAAACGCCTGACCGCCCACGCCAAAGAACTGCTCGCACAGGATGTGCCTGTAATCCTGACGGGTGATTACAACGTTATGCCGACAGAACTGGATGTATATAAACCGGAACGCTGGGTAGATGATGCGCTGTTCAGACCGGAAACCAGGGCTGCATTTAAAGAACTGGTGGAGCTGGGCTGGACGGACGCGATCCGCAAACTTTACCCGGAAGAAAAGATCTATACCTTCTGGGACTATTTCCGGGACGCTTATGGCCGTAACGCGGGGCTCCGTATCGACCACTTCCTGCTTAGTCCGCATTTTGGCAAACGCCTGAAAGCTGCCGGTGTAGACCGCGATGTAAGGGGATGGGAGAAAACCAGCGATCATGCGCCGGTATGGATTGAAGTAAAAGGGAAATAG